ccgatcagctcgacaactccggactcggtctgcagaaagcaggaccgaagatgaagcgagctcctcaaggagcggcagattctgaagccgagccgctatctctcggctgtacagaggcagcacgacatcggccccctgctcgcccttatcggcaattagccttaccagactaccgacaaaggccgagaactggctgctcaaaaagagtttctccgtgtaaacacggagagcctccccttgggcaaccacggcagcagcatccctccgtttcgtctgctcccgctggatgacgagctggtttttggcaaactgagcttcatcctgggccgaaatcctagcagctctggccttctcaaagttagcctcagcctgttcggcccgatgacaagcagccgccaacttcctctgcatctcagcatagtcattggacgctttggagagttcgacggcgacgagcttggagagcatatcgttcctctgaaaatgaataaagaaaaaagtcaacaaagggaccacaaaaaatacaggaaaaaagcaaggccagaaaatcaagaagagaattcacctcggcgaagtccgtgggccataaaaacggctcacagatatgttccgaaggaggcgccaagaccacgtctttctctggcgctctcgggggcttctgggccttccccctcccctttgccgaagttgactccggcttcttcggatccgaagaggttttttgccttttcggagtcctctcggcatcagacgccgagctggtggttttcggcctctccggctccttggactccgaagattttcgggtagccttgttcagcatgtacactgccaaaaagcaagaaagcaaggttagttttcttcattaaagcagtagaacataaaggtaaagagaaatcctcaccctcggcctcttcgtccgaagacgagatgtcgaacacgacgtcgcccttgacgagctcagactccgtgtattgtttcctaactatgggaatcttgttgagctcgccatcgagctcggccaatggttctaaccgaggatgaggaatcacggacttcggccctctccaggggaagcccggagccgctgtcctattataaaaaaagaagcggtttttgccatttcggccacttggttttgcagaatgccctaaaaggctgtaaggggatcaagtaaaaccaagatcccttccttttaaattggaaaaaattaaggattgcccgcagagacagatccttatctaacctacggagttcggcagcaaaagccgacaagtgcctccaagaattcggagtcacctgacctaaagggagttgaaaaaaatcaagaagctctacaaaaggtgggggaagagggaaacgaagcccgcattctaagcaggcttcgtaaacggtggcataaccctccggcgggtcgttagccctatgatcatcgtcgggaaccaccgccttccccccaggaaaagagtatttttcgtaaagggatatcacagtatccttactcaagatactgtgaaaatactctacggtcttctccccggattctttccggctagaagaccccttacccccttttctaccgctaccagactcagacgaagaagaagcagacatggttcttactctttgaaagtttgaagaaatcctgaggaaatttttgaaagcggaaggaaatttttcacgcaaaagatagagagtgcagaagaagccaatagcaaaggtgttcaaatgatgaagaaaggcggtatttatcagatttggaaaagatttcaaatcatcgcaccgtttcatattccaccttttcaggattcgacggccggattttactgtcgcatttaatgccgcatttaatgcagtcacgcgcagggcacgtcccctgacttcagcctcccccgtacccttttccagaatgccgaagtgactcgcttcgccgaagtgattcacttcgcttttcggggggggtagtgatggggtgcgtactaaacaagcccaaggaagagtatgagttcggcattaccaaagagttcggcctcagcctacagctcggtaaaagccaacctatcaagctctgctctcaggtcggcatcaagctctactctcagatcggcaaccaaagcaggagtatgagttcggcattaccaaagagttcggcctcagcctacagctcggtaaaagccatccaatcaagctctgctctcaggtcggcatcaagctctactctcagatcggcaaccaaagcagttcggtctcagtattcgaccgaacaaggagttagtggacccatacaggatgtccaacacacccactaccacgtggtgtcaactcaggccacgatcgtaggccatgacctacgctacatccacgatcttaggccatgacctacacgacatccacgacttagggtggtgatgcaagccacgatcttagttcaagatataaatagaacttagatcagatagaagaaggttaagctctctagagataaaatagcaaatagcaagtttgtatttgtaagctgtagaaaacagatcaagcaatacaatcttgccctcccttcttcccgtggacgtagatttacttcagtaaatcgaaccacgtaaattctttgtgtcgtagttttcattctctaccagcaattactaacatcagaaattcgcggatccatcagtgATGATCACCGCAAACTGCCGCTGCTCGGAAATGTCGCTGCCTGCAGTGTTTACTGCCGCTGCATCATCTCCGCAGCTGCGAGCCCCGCTGCATCGTTTCAGCAGCCGCCAATCGTCCTAAGCCTTGCGGATAACCCCGCGGCTCTCAGGCTCCCACTCGATCAGCAGCGCTTCTGGATCCGTATGTACGACGCTGGTGTTCCGCAAACGAAATTTACCCCATGATCCAACGCGAGTAGCCTCCATGGCGTGATTCTCACATTCCAATTTTTAATACAAGATGAATTCCATGTAATCATTACAAGAAAACAATGATTACAATATCAAATTGTTACAAGAATGTAATGATTACAAGATTATGAATCTAAATAATCATCACACATGAGAAATCAAAAAGAAATGCGCAATTAAATTTGAAACATTCAAATTCCCATCGCGTTATAAAATGCCACATCTTCTTGTTCTAGGGTTTTCGAACTATGCATATTATAAACATATAACAAACAACGAAAACACATAAGATCatgcaattcacataacatgaaattaatccacataatcagagccaaaaattggctctgataccaattgttggggtttggagccccttgcataGCGGAAGTTATGCATTCATAAACAAATCATaattacagatctatttgaccgattatgggatcaattaactacatgttaaacacagaattgcatccaagaacgcacataattcatgtaaaaggaattaaaacctaaaacatgaatttctatggtttagaattaccgatctgattctccaaagaatcgtcgattgcttgcaccttctccacgttatgttcttcgtactcaaccacgaaccttctaatctgtatctcgaactcagataatgacctttgggtgggcaaagcttgtcagaatcgaaaagggcttgattagaaagaagacagaatatcagttttgtcaaaaaccgatttttcgtccactcccacaggggagcacgaaaattaacacttaatttattaataatctcctttctaatctccttttatattgagttataatgggccagattagggatccatggaggttggacttgggccaaacctgttggacttttactaattaaattgagccccaatttaatttaaatccaaacacaatattattatcatccactatagtataataatattgactgcccgtccaatcccaaattacaagtaatccgggctttacctctttaatttattatttcccgtgtttaagatataaatatccattaattaatttaagtctgctatttgactttaattaattaatatctttttccaagagttgtctagttcaaaatctttatttattattctggaataaattccaaccggcgggtttctgaataataaaacctttttcgaacacctcttgaggatattatcaaactggactcacccagcacacgattcattgcaataacaatactagcacctctagacattaattaCCAcaacccaatatatcaggattcttggattgtgaaaaatccgcaccatttgataaatcaaagtagtgcataatcaatatcgtatgctcaatgttatatcaacaatgattaagaaatattaatcaccgagacctcgtctttcagtaaatagcaagaaagacttatctcgactgttagatccttcagtgctataccacactagtgtcgtttatttcctaaggtaaggaaacatgcggactgacaatgcaacctttcacgacaggtagccaaagcctatctaggttgtgatattctatttctcttctacaaaggaccgactgcgtcaccttctgtgaacgtcgttcacgaccagtctactatgttgaagaattagacttgtttgcttcttatacatttaaatttttgagatacatcttataaatgcacaagcaaacatcaatgcgacaaaattacttcttctcgccttgggataaatgtggattgtagagtttattgtatacaagcaattctatccgtgcaacatgctagaaatatgcttttcagtataccaatcctaacataCACTCCAGGTAATATTTATCTACAACATTTTCCACCCAAGGTGTTCACGAACCACTCAGTATCTTTTACCATAGAATGCAGAACTCTTTCTTCTTCTAAGGAACCAATGAGCATAGATATGGGAACAATGCTTGCCTGGAGTATAAAAAAGCTTGAATCTATAATTTCAACATTCTTCAAAAAGGTCTATTTATCTCTCTCACAAATGTACATATACCATGAAATTCAAACATTATGCAAAGCCACCAATCTACTAGAAATCTGAAAAGAGACATGAAATGAAATACTAAATGCCACATCATGTACAGACAAAGAGAGTGAAAGGATATACCCCACAATAATCACAACCAACCCCAGGGTGAAAGTTGGCCCAGCCAGAGGGCTAAACCAAAGCTTTGGCACTTTCCTCCTGTTTTCCTGCTGAACCTAATAACAATAATGTAAAAGAAAGATGTGATAATGATAAAGTTGAACTATCAAACACGAGATATAAAGATTATAAACATGGCAGCATACTTCCAGATGGACTATGACTGTAGCTATGGGATAAAGATTCTTTCCTTCCTGAATATTCTTCAGGAAAATATTCCTCAAGGAATTGATGTAGTAATAAGCACACGCTAGGAATCCCTCTTGGATGTGAACTTTGGCACCCTGGGCATCTATAGATACTATCGTCTGGTTGAATACATGACTAACaatcagtgttgttagggtcgcgggtcgGTCCGGGGCGATGAGGCTGGACCCCGGGGCGAGGgacccacgaatcggggcgcaaaattatttattatttatatattaataataataatgattaaagataattcactataatataaatacttatatttacataacaggaaaaaaatatttttaaagttcaattTTGACATTGGGTAGAAAAGAATTATTGGAGGAATTATAATCAAGAGGAATTATAATCAATTtagttattataatatttaattaatggattttataatagagtcattttggaaagaaagattggaagaaataataaattattattttatttctcttcatttaaataaacataattattattttaaatcttttcatttaatttataaaacaaattatcaaataaacatataattattattttatttctcttcatttagttcataaaacaaaattaggtaAAATGAAAAGCTCCATAATTAGAGATTGGGATGTTCTAAAGATTACTAAATTAGCTTTATATAaacctaaaattaaattataaatataaggaattaataaaatatgttacttatacaaataataacaatagaaataaacaataattgatggagtactataattatatattttaacaCGTTCTAGGAAATCTTAAAAATACAATGAAAGAGAAAAATAGTCAAAAAGTAGTTTCGTTTCCCAATGTAAACTGATCAAATTGAccctctatttctctctctctatcctGTCTCGtctcccctccctcttctttttTCTGTGTAAAAGCAAAAAATCTGCAGCCTACCGGCGAACCAGGGCGGACGGCAACAGGCAAGCCCCCGCTCCGCTAGTTCCGTCTCTCGCTCCAGTCGCCCCGACCGCCCAGAGCGCGCCCCGACGGCGCCCCACGTATCTTGCTCGgctcacccatgttggggcgaagCCGGCCTCGATCATGGCGACCCGCGCCCCGGGCGCGTTTTTGACAACACTGCTCACAATAAACTGCAAAACAAAAGACatcgaaaaataaaacaatactcTTCCTGACATGCATGTAGAAAATACCTGAAATGCTTACCATGACCACAGTTAAGAACAATAGAGGGATACAATAGTTGTTTGCAAACAGCACATTCTACATCAGTTACAAGGACCTTTTTAGTACTTCTCGAGATAGAGTTGGCATCATTGGTAGTAGTTTGAGAGCTTGACGTTGGTTGGATACTTGTATTGCCTTCAAGCAAATTTATTTGTGAAGAATCTTTAATGGATAGATGATCTCCTTCACCTGTGGCATCTTGGGCGCCATACACTCCACTTAATTGAGATTCAATAATGTTCCCCTCAAATTGCGGTGATGCATATCCAATCtccttttcttcttctgcaAAGATCACAAAGAAGAGCATTCAGCTACTATTCATGGTAGTGTAGGTTTGGAGTTCATTAAAATGCATGAATTAGTACCAAGAAAACATAAAAGTGAAGGAAGAGATGAAACATAAGCTTCATCCTAGAATCACCCCACAGCTTATCtaatatacttatatatttatgggataactgccttaaaagtcacaaactttgcCCAAATTCTGGTTTTTCCCACGACctttaaaattggcgtataaagtcaccaaTTTTGCCGGGTCGCTGGTATCTCCCAAATTGACTCGACCCTGTGTTTTCCGGCAACTAAGTGTCCTATGTGGCATGCCTGAATGTTGACGTGGATGACATCGGAAAATCGTAAAACTACGTCGTTTCTAACACCTAAAACGACGTTGTTTCATCCCTCACAATCGCTTTGCTCAATCGCGCTTGGGGCGTGGGGCGGTCAGGGCGCGGCTGTAGTCTCCCCAGCCACCCTGGGCCGAACGATATTCATGGGGCGAGACTAGGGCGAGCCGGGGCGGTTGGGGCAGCTGAAGCGCACGCGGGGCGATGTGGGGCGTCGGCTGTTTTATGCTCTGAATTCCGGCGTATTTAATAAAGAGGGAAGAAGGGATGAGGAAGATGAAGGGATCACTCATATTCTAACGTTACAATTTAAGCACAACTTTTTGTGTCTTAAGTAATCAATTATTTTTAGgtctactaaataaataaaataagtcatCTCTCTGTTTCTCTCTTGAAGAAAGCATTTAGTACACTCTTCCTTATAGGTGCCTACTCGCCTACTggtaatattatatatttatttattgtctactgataatattatatatttatttatagtattatGCTTCTAGGAAATTTCGAACAagtatttctctcttacttggTCTAAAGGCACATGCTGTTACACTTATACACTTATACTACTAAgaaatttatacaaaaaatcaaTTGCATGCACTACAAATTAGTATAAGAAACAGCAAACACctatataactatataaaatatatattaaaaataatgcaGTGGTACTAATTCTATTTTTTAAGTATCGGTcgccccgattcgtgggtctCTCGCCCCGTCGCTCCACGCCCCTAACAACACTGCATCAAACGCTACTCTTCCCTTCTCTTCTCAACAATGGTGGCCCAATCGGGGAAATGGATGGTGCTCGCGGCCACTATTTGGATACAGGCCTTCATGGGGACTAACCTCGACTTTTCGGCCTAGTCTTCGGAGCTCAAGTCGGTTTTGGGGGTTTCGCAGGTCCAGCTCAAATATCTCGCCACCGCCTCCGACCTCGGCAAGTCCTTGGGGTGCTTGCGGCCACTATTTGGATGCCGCTTTGGGCAGTAATGTTTGCTGCCGCGGCGATGGGGCTCGTCGGCTACGGCGCGCAAAG
This DNA window, taken from Salvia splendens isolate huo1 chromosome 18, SspV2, whole genome shotgun sequence, encodes the following:
- the LOC121776843 gene encoding E3 ubiquitin-protein ligase PRT1-like, encoding MEQCVADRAGIEEEFLDEFQCCVCLDIMYKPVVLACGHISCFWCTFKAMDSFMHSHCPVCRNPYNHFPRSCGLLHFLLLKLYPLPYKRRAKQVAEEEKEIGYASPQFEGNIIESQLSGVYGAQDATGEGDHLSIKDSSQINLLEGNTSIQPTSSSQTTTNDANSISRSTKKVLVTDVECAVCKQLLYPSIVLNCGHVYCEQCCQKRARGAGRHDRGRLRPNMDDSIYRCPGCQSSHPRGIPSVCLLLHQFLEEYFPEEYSGRKESLSHSYSHSPSGSSAGKQEESAKALV